TCATTTAAACCTTTTTTTACTACCATATTAACTTTAACACCCAAACCAGCTTGTTTCGCAGCCTCTATCCCTTCTAAGACTGGTACTGTTCCTACACCTCGTCCATTTATCTTGCCAAATAATTCATCATTCAAGGTATCTAGACTAACATTTACTCTTTTGAGTCCTGCAGTTTTTAAGTCCTCTGCAAGTTTTGGGAGCAATACACCATTGGTCGTTAATCCGATATCACTTAGTCCTTCAATAGCAGATAATTTTTCAACAAGAATAGGGATATCCTTTCTTAACAGCGGCTCACCACCAGTTAAGCGAATTTTCTCAACACCTAAGCTGACAAAAATTTTAGCCAGCCGCTCGATTTCTTCATACGTTAGCAACGCGCTCTTGGGAAGAAATTCAAAATCAGGCCCGAATTGCTCTGCTGGCATACAGTATTGACAGCGAAAATTACAGCGGTCAATGACAGAAATTCTTAGATCGCGTAATGGTCTATTTAATTTATCTTTAATAATGTTTTTTTCCATTCCTATCAACTCCATTTAAGGAAGCAATTTAAACTAAGTGTAACAGTCTTTTGAAAAATAGACTGTTACTTTATTCACTATAACTATACTTTTAATTAATTCTTATCTTAACAGATGTTCATTCATGAAGAAATGATTGTTTTTGGAAAAAACGTTTGAGTTTTCACTATATTGTCATTGTTTACCCCTACCTATTGCTTAATATTGGGATAGAATGATACTAACGAATCCGAAAAGTAAAAATGTCAGGTATAAAATTGATCCTAGAGGTGAACCGAATGAATACAACTATTAAACCAACTCATTCCATTGAGATAAAAGAATTACTTCGATTTGCAGATCGGAGATTTAGAAGTGAGAGAGGGAGTTTCTTATTTCAGGAAGGCATGCAAGCGGAGGAACTCTACATTATCATTTCTGGAAAAGTACAAATCAGCAAAATCACTTCAGATGGACGTGAACTCTCATTAAGAATTTGCGGTGCAAACGATATTTGTGGTGAACTAACTCTCTTTACGGATAACCCAAGGTATTTATTGAGTGCCAAGGTTGTAGAAGAGGGAGATATTGTTGCAATTAAAAAAGATGTGATTGAAAGTGAAATTTTCCAAAATAGTAAGCTTGCTTTTGAATTTATGAAATGGATGAGTGACCATTTTAGAAAAACACAGACTAAATTCCGTGACCTTGTTCTAAACGGGAAACGCGGAGCTCTTTTCTCCACTCTTATTCGGATGTCAAACAGCTATGGCATTCAAAAAGATAACGCGATTCTTATTGACTTACCACTAACGAATCAAGAACTAGCAAACTTCTGTGGGACCTCAAGAGAAAGTACTAATCGAATTCTTAGTGATTTAAAAAAAGATCATATTATTTCTGTCAAACGTGGAAAGATTACGATATTAGACCTTCAATATTTAAAAGATGAAATAGGCTGCGAAAATTGTCCTGCTGTGTACTGTAGCATCGAATAGTTACCCTATAGATTCATGAAGAGGCTGACAACGAGTCAGCCTCTTTATCTTTTACTTTTGATCCTGTTTCTCACGTTGTGCTTTCGGAATATAGACACAGAATGGTTCGCTTTCCAAATAGTCACCCGTCATAGCATATGCTCTTGATCTAGATCCACCACAAACATGACGGAATTCACAAACACCACATTTTCCTTTATAAAGGTCAGGATTCCGTAATGATTTAAAAATTGGTGACTCCCGGTAAATTTCAGCCAATGGCTGATCTCTTACATTCCCTGCTTTTACCGGTAAAAGTCCGCTAGGATACACATCTCCAATATGTGAGATAAAGACAAAACCATTACCATCATTAACGCCTTTCGGAGCTCGTCCCAAACCATCGATGGACCCTGTTAATCCCTGTTCAGTTAATGCGCTTAAATAATCTATCTCGGCTGTATGTTCCCTAGCTTCGCGCATTTTTTGCTGGATGACTACACGGCGATAATGCTGGGCTGCTGTTGTTTTTATATCAAAGGAAACCCGTTTGCTTAAATCATAAAGCCATCTAAACACCTTTTCGTGTTCAACTGGGGAAATCATATCAGATTCTTGTCCTCTGCCGGTCGGTACAAGAAAAAAGACACTCCACAATACACAGTTTAAATCCTCAACCATTTTTGCCATTTCATCGAGATAATTGATATTATATCTTGAAATAACAGTATTAATTTGGATAGGAATTTCCAGCTCATGTAAATATTTTATTCGTTCCATCGTTAGATCGAATGATCCTGCCGTACCCCGGAAATGGTCATGTACTTCTGCTGTAGGTCCATCGATACTAAACGCCCAACGAGAAAGCCCCACCTCTTTTGCCTTTTCAATCGCTTCTTTCTTTACATTTGGCGTGGCACTCGGAGTCATAGATACTCGAACACCTTTTTTAACAGCATATTTCGCTATATCAAATACATCCTCCCGCATTAAAGGATCTCCTCCGGTAAAGACTAGCATCGGATTGTTCATTTCATATATTTGATCAATTAATTGCTTTCCTTCCTCATAGGAAAGTTCACGGGGATCTCTTCTATATTGTGCTTCAGCCCGACAATGTAAACACTTTAACTGGCAAGCACGGGTTAGTTCCCAAATAACGATAAATGGGTCTTTATTGAAATCTCGGCTAAAAGCCATATGAAACGCCTCCTAAAACGGCCATTTCAACTCTCAAACAGCCTTAATACTCTGTATTATAAAGGTGTTTATAGTTAAAAAAAGTGAACTACCTCACAGACTGGAAGAGATATATGGACGTTTTGTGAATGGCATTAAATAAAAGGCTGTGTAAAAGAAGACTGTTGATTTATACAGCCTGTTGATTGGAGCGGAAGGCACGAAGAACCTCGAAAATGCTACCGCATTTCCTTCGTGCGGTGATAATTCGATGGAGCTTATTCAATGTCCTGTGGGAGTATGGTTCAGGGGAGACCCCACAGACGCTTGCGTCCAGGAGGCTCACCGAAACACCTACGGACCGCTCGTGCCTGGAGCGGAAATTAACAGGCATGTTTAACAGAGCCAAATAAAAAAACAGTGGAAAGATTCCACTGCTTTCTAAAAGTTCAATATCTTATCGAATCCCTAAAGCAATTTTTGCATAGCGGGACATCATTTCCTTATTCCAAGGCGGATTCCATACGATATTTACTTCTACGTCCTTAACTTCAGGAATATCTGCCAGGGCTCTCTTAACCTGGTCTACAATTGTTCCAGCTAACGGACAGCCCATTGATGTTAATGTCATATCAATAGTAAGATTTCCTTCATCGTCCATTTCGGTCTTATATACTAAACCTAAATTAACTATATCTACACCTAGTTCTGGGTCAATAACTAATTCAAGGGCACCCATAATATTTTCTCTTAAATCCTCATTCATTTCATTTCCGCTCCTTTAAATGGTACGATTTATAACAGTATTTACTTTTATATAAAAAGTATATCGGTTTTCACCCCATCTTGGTGTGAAATTTTTTACAGGTTGGATATATAATTGTTAACATAGTAAATATAGAAATAAAAGTCCATTGTTTTTGAAACTCATTAAATGTAGTGTATCATGCAGTCCAATATTTTACTAAAAGTATGCATTTAATCGAGAAATTCATTAGGATAAAAGGAGTTCACATGGCAGAGAGACATTTAATCGCATTAGATTTAGATGGGACATTGCTCAAAGATGATAAAACCATCTCTTTAAAAACCAAACAAATTATTAACAAGGCGAGAGCAGAAGGTCATATTGTGATGATTGCAACCGGGCGTCCATATCGTTCAAGTGAAATGTATTATCGTGAGTTAAATTTGGACACGCCTATTGTTAATTTTAACGGAGCATTTATGCACCATCCTCTGGACCCTAACTGGGGATTTTATCATGAACCACTGGATGTTAAAGTGGCAAAGGACATCGTGGAAGCCTGCAGAAGCTTTCATTTTCATAACATCATTGCAGAAGTAATAGATGATGTGTATTTTCATTATCATGATGAGAAGCTTTTAGATATATTCAGCTTTGGAAATCCAAAGATTACGACTGGTGACCTTGCTGAATTCTTACAAGATTCTCCAACGAGTATGTTAATTCACACAGAAGAAGATCAATTGCAAACGATCCGTCAGCACTTATCAGATGTCCATGCAGAAGTAATTGATCACCGCAGCTGGGCTGCACCTTGGCATGTGATTGAAATTATTAAGATTGGATTAAATAAAGCTGTTGGTTTAAAGAAGGCATCGGATTATTTTGGTATTCCGGCAGAAAGAATCATTGCTTTTGGGGACGAGGATAATGATCTTGAAATGCTTGAATATGCTGGCCACGGAATCGCTATGGGGAATGCCATAGACCAAGTAAAAAACATTGCAAATGATGTAACTTTAAGCAATGAACAAGATGGTGTAGGAGAATATTTAGCAGATTTGTTAAATCTAAAAATATAAGCCAATTCCCCATTGTTTTCCTAAATGAACATCCTTCTCTTTGAGCATACTATTACCTGAGGCAGCGGTGCTGTTTCAATCAAAGCTTGAGCATATTGGAGGGATTCGAATGGGTAAACGAAACAAATCAAAACGCTTTGTCCAGCAAGGAGTGGATACAGTCAGCAAGCATGACGAACGTATCCCCTATCACATGACCTACGCTGAAGCGGAAGCTCAGAAAATGGCCAATGTGCATGAATCCTCGCTTGGAGGAATATAACATGGGAAACCAATTGTTCCAGGAAGCACGGAGATTTGTTGAAATGGCGAAGTCTGCCAACCCAGCTGAACTTGATTCTTCTGTAGCAAAGGCGAAGAATGCACTTAGTTCTGCCTTTGCCAACTCGACAGCAGCAGAACAGGCACAGCTCCAACAAATGCAACAAGAGCTTGAACAGATCAGATAGCTGCACGAAAAGCGGAAGCACCCATTACGGGTGCTTCTGCTTTTTTATTACCTAAATTGTTCTAGGACTACCGGATAAGGATGAAGGATTGCCCCTTCCTTGCCTCGTT
The window above is part of the Bacillus sp. SORGH_AS_0510 genome. Proteins encoded here:
- a CDS encoding metal-sulfur cluster assembly factor; this translates as MNEDLRENIMGALELVIDPELGVDIVNLGLVYKTEMDDEGNLTIDMTLTSMGCPLAGTIVDQVKRALADIPEVKDVEVNIVWNPPWNKEMMSRYAKIALGIR
- a CDS encoding DUF3813 domain-containing protein, with the protein product MGNQLFQEARRFVEMAKSANPAELDSSVAKAKNALSSAFANSTAAEQAQLQQMQQELEQIR
- a CDS encoding Crp/Fnr family transcriptional regulator; translated protein: MNTTIKPTHSIEIKELLRFADRRFRSERGSFLFQEGMQAEELYIIISGKVQISKITSDGRELSLRICGANDICGELTLFTDNPRYLLSAKVVEEGDIVAIKKDVIESEIFQNSKLAFEFMKWMSDHFRKTQTKFRDLVLNGKRGALFSTLIRMSNSYGIQKDNAILIDLPLTNQELANFCGTSRESTNRILSDLKKDHIISVKRGKITILDLQYLKDEIGCENCPAVYCSIE
- a CDS encoding TIGR04053 family radical SAM/SPASM domain-containing protein, producing MAFSRDFNKDPFIVIWELTRACQLKCLHCRAEAQYRRDPRELSYEEGKQLIDQIYEMNNPMLVFTGGDPLMREDVFDIAKYAVKKGVRVSMTPSATPNVKKEAIEKAKEVGLSRWAFSIDGPTAEVHDHFRGTAGSFDLTMERIKYLHELEIPIQINTVISRYNINYLDEMAKMVEDLNCVLWSVFFLVPTGRGQESDMISPVEHEKVFRWLYDLSKRVSFDIKTTAAQHYRRVVIQQKMREAREHTAEIDYLSALTEQGLTGSIDGLGRAPKGVNDGNGFVFISHIGDVYPSGLLPVKAGNVRDQPLAEIYRESPIFKSLRNPDLYKGKCGVCEFRHVCGGSRSRAYAMTGDYLESEPFCVYIPKAQREKQDQK
- the moaA gene encoding GTP 3',8-cyclase MoaA, with product MEKNIIKDKLNRPLRDLRISVIDRCNFRCQYCMPAEQFGPDFEFLPKSALLTYEEIERLAKIFVSLGVEKIRLTGGEPLLRKDIPILVEKLSAIEGLSDIGLTTNGVLLPKLAEDLKTAGLKRVNVSLDTLNDELFGKINGRGVGTVPVLEGIEAAKQAGLGVKVNMVVKKGLNDTEIVPMAEYCKKNGLELRYIEFMDVGSTNGWKMDDVVTKKEMYHMLKEHFELEPVDPAYFGEVAKLYRYKGANVNVGFITSVSESFCSSCTRSRLSANGQLFTCLFNGNGHDIRNFMRNGATDEEIRNRIIAIWNGRDDRYSDERTAETNKNRKKIEMSYIGG
- a CDS encoding Cof-type HAD-IIB family hydrolase; this translates as MAERHLIALDLDGTLLKDDKTISLKTKQIINKARAEGHIVMIATGRPYRSSEMYYRELNLDTPIVNFNGAFMHHPLDPNWGFYHEPLDVKVAKDIVEACRSFHFHNIIAEVIDDVYFHYHDEKLLDIFSFGNPKITTGDLAEFLQDSPTSMLIHTEEDQLQTIRQHLSDVHAEVIDHRSWAAPWHVIEIIKIGLNKAVGLKKASDYFGIPAERIIAFGDEDNDLEMLEYAGHGIAMGNAIDQVKNIANDVTLSNEQDGVGEYLADLLNLKI